TTCGACTTTGACCGACACCGGGAACAGAGTGATTCGTTTCCGTGCACGTTCCGATTTCCGTTTCCTTGCTGGTGTCGTTCTCGACTCCCGGGAAAAGTACGAAGTTTTCCTCGGCCGCCGCGTCTTCGTTACCAATAGTACTAATATGCTTCGCTCGTTCGCGGTCGCGTTCCCGATCGTTTTTCAGAGGAAACGTCGCGTAACTGTTCTTCTCGTTTTCCTTCATCCATATATCCTTCACGCACTCCGGAGTATCGGGCGTGACGAAATCGTCGAAATCCGGGCTCTTCAGATCGAAATTCAGTTGTTGAGTGATCCGTTTGAAAGGGGACAAGGACTGATTCGCTTTGAAATCTAGGTTGAGGGTGTCTTCGTTCGCGTCATCGGGAACCTTGGCTACCTTGTATTCTTCGAGAAACGTTAACGCTTCCTCGACCAAACCGGGATCCCAGAGACTAAGAAGAATCCTGGTTTTCGTGATCATGTCCTCGCAGATCGGCAACATTCCGCTGGtttgtttctctttcgcgAGCTTCATCAAAGCACGCATCGCGTCGACGACGTCCCGCCGGAGTTGCTTGATCGCTTGAATCGCGTCGTGCGCCATCGTTATCTTCGACGTTCCTTGATACAACTGGGTACCTCGGGTCGGCGATTCCTTCAAAGCTTGCACCAATCTGAAACATCGTCTcgtactactactactactaaaTAATACACCGATAATTACCTAATAAGACCACCGTTTTTGCTTTTGTGCGAATGCGCGGTAAACGCCCCAACGGTTATAAAGTCGTAGAATCCGCATTTGTTCAGGGTGTCGTTATGGACCCACATTCTCTGGAGGTGCAAGTTCAGTGGCGCGAACTCCAGAGTTCTATCGTTTTTGCGCGACGACCTTTTGAAATAACTCCCTGAAAAAGAATACAAGATAGAGGTACGAAAGGCAGCGAAGGAGGAACGAAACATCGGTCTTTACCTTTAAAGGCAGCCAAATTCTCTTTAGCCTGCGAATAGAGGTGCAAGAGATGCAGGTGACGATCGAGCAATTCGATTTGCTTAGTGTGCCAAGGTTCTCGTAGTTCGCCCATACCGGCCACCTCTTGCAGCAATTCCTTCTCTTCGTGAATCCAAATTGCCCTGAAGAGAGTTTTCGAGGCATTAGTTCAAATTTGCGATCGCAGTGATTTATACGTTTATTATACGGCGACATCACTCACAGTAAGTGTTGcggaaattgaaaacaaagttTACTTTCGGCCATGATCTCGTGGACGCAGATATCCCCGCCCAACCCGGAGTGAAACCTGAAACGGTGACATTGCAGAGACTGCGTCAAGGCGACACGGAACGTTTTCGCATTAGTCGCAGAAATATACCTATAAGTTTGCATGTATGGATTGGCGAAAAGAAGCTTGAGTTGTCCTTGATGCGgcaatttgatttttgttcCCAGCCGAGGTGGCAATGATTGCGAACGCCTGTGCGAGAGTATCTGTCGAGAAAGAGCAAGCGGGTGAGCATGCGAGAGAGAAGGTCCCAAACTAGGATGCATCCTTGATGAAAGCAGTATCGACTATAACCTATCGATGCAGCGAATTCTCACCTGTTGATTCGGACCTGAGATAGGTTCCTTCGACGGAGTGCTCTCCGTGCTGTTCCCTTTGTCCTCCGCCTCTAGATTCCATACGTTGATCGTTAAAAAGCCCACGGTCGTCGTTTTCGCCGACTTCAACGGTATCCTTAACCTAAAATCGTTCGATCGCTAGTCAAAAACGCGATAGCTCGGCGAACGTCGAGACATAGATCGGAGGAGACAATTTCGAAACGAGAGTCGCTAGAATTACCTGGGAGTATCTTGAACCGCGCTCAAAGTCACGATCACGCTTCCTATCGGCGTCGCTGTTTGACTCACGCGTTCCCTAACATCGTACGCCGTTATCCTCGCTTTCGTTCCCGTGGTCAGCCCGTCGCTGGCTCTGAAGCTCACGGTCGTTAGGAAACCGGGATTGCTGCTTCGCTGTGAAAACGGATGAGCCAtttaataatcttttaaaTCTATTACAACTATCGGGTGGTAGTGAAAAGTGTAGATGAAAGTGTACGAGCTCACCTCCACTACTTCCGTTTTCGCGTACTTGATCCACGTCTTGGAACCTTTCGTCTGAACGTCCACCTCCAGGACTGGATTAGGCGGCCGACCGTGGCCGTCGCAAAGGAGGTTGTCGCACGCCAACGACATCTCGCACATCGGTATCTCGGCGGGATCTGAAACGTGTATACATCAAAATCTCTTTCGCCGTGCTCGATACAGTTCTCatgtacattaaaataaacaagtcCGAAGGGACGAGCGCACTCGTAAACAATGCCATCTGATCCAACATGAAGTTAATTACGTCAGTGATGCCAGCCGGGCCTTAAAACTTATCAAATCTTGTAGTTTTTGATCTGAAAAGTCCGAAAATGCAAGTTAAAAGTTTAGAAAACCAATAGTTTGGAAGATACGAGTACATAAAGAAGCGTTTTCAGTGACTTTTCAGGTCAAAAACTACAAGATTTGATAAGTTTTAACCATAACAAAATGGGCCCCTGAGCCAAAGTTCAGCCAGATAGGtgaacatataaataataaagacgATCTATTCATGATTTCGCGCTCATAACCACGACGATGACCATAGTTCATTCATAGACCACCCTATTACGAGATACGAATGAGTATACTCGTATACAGTTATCGTAACTATAATTCCATTCAAATTTATCCCATATCTGGCTTCGAGCGAACAAAATCGCCAACCTGCCGAAATCCCACGTTGCAGCCGCAACATTTGTATGTCCGTGTCCTGTTTGTGCCCGCTGAACGCCTCTATTCGTTGCCGCAACGCCAGCAACTGACTCCGCATGCACTCGTAGCTGGCCAATTGAAGAGCTTGCAGCCAACTGTCTCTCTCTTCGGCCGAGTTCGCCCCCAACGCTTGAAACAAACCTCCGTCGAAAACTAAAACACAAAGCAGAAGACTCTATTACTCTTCTCTCCACTCCGTTTAGTTGCCGCGAGAAAAATGGGAGAAAGAAGCTTACCTATGCTGAATCCATAGGGAATATGATTGCTCGGTTGCTCCACCCGAACGAAGCATTGCTCGAGTATTATTACTCCCAGTGGTTCCGACCACTGCTCCCGCGACTTGAAATAAAACAGCAGGTTCCCCCGTAATCTGCACCATCTCTCCAAACTTACTGTCCAACAAAAGAGGCAACGTTCGTTTGTTACTTTCTCGGTGATACATGCGCAAGAAATTATCGATAAGAAGAACATATCGATAAGAGGAACTCAATGGCGCACCCAAGAGATTATATTATACTCGGTCAGTGCTACTCGTAcagcaacaaatttaaaataaaattaagaagaaaagaaaataagaggttaacattgAAAGTAACAggaatgttaataaaataattaataaaataaatatatgcagttttatttcgaattgcTTCCTGCACGAATACTTGTTACTAGACCGGGGATTTTTAcgcatttatagaaaacagCAACAAATTATAGAATGGACGTAGCAGCCANNNNNNNNNNACGTATacaaggattttatttttcataaaggTCCGCGGTGTAATTATGACACCGACTGTACACGAATAACGTTTCTCCAAGTTTTGTCAAATATCGGAAATTATTCCGTTTGTCTCCGTTAACTTTTAGTTCTCGCTAAATCGTTGAGTGCGTCATTGACCCATCTCCTcgacgataaaagaaaaaaaaaaaaacaaaatacgcGAGGGAGAACGCCAGATGTGAGTGCATCCGATTCCTGGTCGTTCGAGTATACACTCGTTTATGCATGCATGAGTTGTGTGGGAATGTAACCGTTACAAGGGGAGAATCAAAGGGAAAAGGAAGCGTTAGAAAGGTCTCGACGAAACGGAGACCTCTTGACCTTTCTCCAAACCGTCAGGGTCAAGCGGCGCGTTTGCGTCGCTACGAGAGTATCAAAATTATCAAAAGTATCAAAATTATCATCCGTGGCTCGAAAGGAAATCGGTCAGGTGCGCGCCACAGATAAGGAAACTATTATCTACAAGGCAGTTTCTACGAGAGCTTGCGACAGGGCCGACGATAAACGCACACCATGCAATTACATAAAGTTGTTCAACAAGCGTGCGTAAAATTCGAATCACGGTGATCGAAAACATGCCAGACACCGTCGCGTACGTCTACTCGTGCAAAACATGCTCTTCCGTATTTCCGCGTATCTCTTTCCCCGAATTGTTTTTCTCGTATCGAGAATACTTGAAAGCGCGAAGCGATTCGCCGCTCCAACGTTGCTTGCGACCCCCGATGCATTACAGTTTGCGGCGTTGGTAAGCGTGTTAATCGCGATGGATCGAGTTAAGACAGGTGAGGGGCGGGGGGAACGATCTTGGGCGCAGgggggagggaaaaaaaagaaacaaaaaaactcGAATGTACCTTTACTCGTACTGGCTGTAACGCAACTGAAGTCTCGCAGTGTCTTATGCGTTTTTcccttttgaaatttgttgtcAGATTGTTTACCTGTACCTGCAAATTACACGTAGCTACGGGTAGCTTTTAATTTGCCCGAAATTGTGAATGCGGTCGGACGTCGTAAATAAGCTCGCAAGCCCGCGATCCGTGTAACAGCTGCGCATTTCTTTTAGTCGTTCGTTATTACGACGTAACTGCCACCCTGCATGCCCTGCTATTTCACAATTAATAAAACGGATTAAATTCTATGGGCCAAACAGGAATCCGAGATTTGTCCTCTTTATCGAAAGGGAACGATTGAATCTAGAGACGCGATAGCGTTTCGACGCCAAATTCGCGAAGAATTATAAAGCCACCCCGTATATAACGTGGCGCTGtcgcgtatcttttactcgtaaaacaGCGACTCcgacctaacctgaaactttcTTCGTGAATATCTCATCACGGCTgcaatattttcgaaatttaaagCCATCTTTCGGCCGCACTTTACTTTGCCGgacctaaaatttttaattttctttcaaacaatCCTGTAGATTTTGTCGAGCAAAATCTGGAAATGCTAGTTTTAAGACGATGAATTTACTAATTCAGAAGTTATGAGCAGTTAAAAGTGGCATTTTACCGTATTTGACTGACACTTTCGACGCCATATTGTCTTGAAGCCATACCCCGTCGGTAAAACAGATTCTCGGTGGTGCCGGACTACATTACGCACTACTTTTATATCATTATACCTACTTTTGAAAAATGCCATTTTTGGAATTAACAGAGTTGGTTTGAGCCTATATTTTCGGGATTTTTTCTAGAATACGAAattcaacttttaatttctgAACCAGTGGATTCCTCGCCCGAAAACTAACATTTTCGGATTCCACTCGCCGAAATCTACAGGATCGtgtaaaagaaacttaaaaattttaggtccgccaaagtaaagtttaaccaACGAAGTTATATCGGGGAACGAAGGAATCCCAAAATTGTCAGTCCGCCTTTACCCCGTTTCTTTTGTTCGACTCGGATCAAATATTCGTTCTCATGGAACGACGCGAGGCCTCGTTAGGGCCGCTCGTAGCCGGAAGAATGCAACCCACGTTATTTCGTTATCTGGTATTCGGCAAGAAAAGGGAATCGGTCGCAAACGATGTCCACACCGCGAACTCCGCAGCAAGTCCGACTCGGTGAGCCTCGGTCGATCGTCGCAGATACGAAGGCATGCTCGAGATGCGTCGACatatttcgaaaacaaaaatagaaacacaATCGACGGTTCTACAAAGTCGAAGATACGAGCTACGATAAGTCTAGGCCTTCGACAAACGTCGTATACTGTATAGAGTGTATCTACGATTATAAGACATCCCGACGTTCACGGGTCTACTGAGTAGACTCTACTCGAGGTTTGATAAATCTGCTTCACCGTAAAATCGGAATAGTAACAACAATGACAGTAGAGTGTATCAAAACAAACTAACAACCTCGAGCAAGGATTGGAATATTCTATTCGGGATGTTTCGTAGCTTCGACACCCTATACATCGTAGGTTTGCACGAGGTCGACAAATTCTTcgtaaataatgagaaaatcgTTTCTACGCGTTTCACCTTTTGAAGGACAGAGACGTCGACGCTCGTCGGTTCGTCGATACTCGCGAATATTTGTATCGTCGAACGCGAATTCGTTGACGGCCGAAAATTCGCGTATAAAAGAACGTATCGGTTGACGATAAAGATGCGGGCGGGCTCGCGAGAATCGCGAACGTAGACGAGCGTCGGGGTAACGAATGCCGCGGCTTCGTAGCAAATGATGGGCTCTACATTAAACAGAAAACGAAGAATTTGCGTGTCACGtgagtttatttttcaaggatTCAAACATGTACAACGTAGATAAAGGAGAAGAAACATGCGTTTGCCTGTGTGGCGATATACATGTAGGTAGAATTATTCATTCGATCGAAATAGGCGACCAGCCGCGCTAGTATCGCTCGTATTTGCCAAGGATTAGGTCACTCACTCTCAGTTCTGCGAAAGAAGCCTTCTTGTCGCTCGCGTACGTACAATATACCCTCCTTCTCGAATTTCTGCGAAGGTTGCGTGGCCAAAGTCAGCAATTCCTGCTTGTTGAATCGCATCTCGAAAGACGGCCGCTGGTTACACCCACGTTACTCGTGACAATCCACGTTACGTAGCTTTCTTTGTCTTCATCTGTCAAGAAGTAGACGATTAGCGACACGTGGGCCGTATACGTTTACGCGCTACATGATATTCGCCGAGCAACAAACAAACGAGCACAGGACGAAACGTATTAGTCTCCGGTTACGCGAAACGCGCCTGTCACATCGAATCTATGAGATCTCTAACCTATTCCTTCCTACGCGTCTTGCGCCTTGCGATTCTCTCCTCCGCcttctcgctctctctctccaccgccttctcgctctctctctcctccgccttctcgctctcgctctctctctctctctctctctctctctctctctctctctctctctcNNNNNNNNNNctctctctctctctctctctctctctctctctctctctctctctctctctctctctctctctctctctctctctctctctcggtcCCTCTCGCGACGACCTCTCGTTTATCCTCTTCTCGCTCGATCACTTTTTCACCGATACCTCTCGTAACTTTTTCCCTTCTCGTTATCTCGCGCGGGGAATCGACGAATGCCAGCGACTGTCAACGAACGCGAAACTCTATCCAACTCTGTCGTTGAAAACGAGCGACAAGGGTGGAGAAATGATTGCACGGGAACGCGATATCGTGGATGAATCTGGTGCACTGCTCCGCAACGAACCTTCGTGGTCAAAGTATGGTTCGGTGTCCTTTCGAAAATTACTTTCGAGGCCCTTCTCCTCTCGGTAATTCGTTCCGACGAACACATTTCGCGTCTTGATTCAGATCGTTACCGAAACAACTTGAAACAACTATCGTTAACCCGAAACAACTTTAAAGCGGCGCGTTGCAACGACTCGTTGTCGCGTAGACGTTAAACGGGAGTACATGTTCGCTGGCGAACACGCATCCACGAAAGTATAGAAACGCGATAGTTATCGCGctaaaataatcgaaacaaCGGTCTGTACAAGCTAAACGAACGTGTGTCGCGTTTTACATGGTTTTATATCGCGCAACAAAGGATACCGATAACTTGAATGGTAAAGCGAGCAATCACGGACATTACTGTCACGCCGGATCGTTCGGCGTCGGTTTTTTTTCGAGCATTTCCGAATGTCTCCGAACAACTTCGAGCGCTGCCGACCATTTCTGCTGATTTCTGCGCAATGTCGGTAACGTCGATAAGTATCGGCGCGTCTAGGTTAGGTTGGATTTTACCAACGGATAGATCGAGAATGCCGTGGACATTTGTCGTTATTTATGTTGACGAATGTTTTCCATTCCAATCCATTTAGTTCAAGCTCATTTTCAAGCTGCTTCTCTGTCGATGTTACGAACACCTTCGAGAAGCCTGCTGACCACTGCTGATCGGCTATACTGAGCATTCATATGATATTGATGTATAAAACGAAAGACCAAGAGGTTCATATCAGTTCAAACTGTGTATCGAATCAAAGGATCGTGAACATGGAGTCGTTTCTCTCCGCATCGAGAGTCGCTTTGGTAAATTTGATTTTGGTTCTTTTTCTAATCCATGAAGAGTCGCGTATTagttggaaattttttttacggtGTTCAAGTTTGTTTATCGAACATACGTACATAGGTTATtggtgtaaaaattaatacatttatttgccGTCATCAACTCACTTTAACTCATCaaacattttatgttttatttcgtaattatacaaaattctgtAAACCCGTTTAATCGGACATCtcctttctcttcttcttgtttttatagtgttttattttattttccaagcTTTCACAAGTTACCCGTTTCATCAAGGGTTGATATATTTTAGATTGTACACCAATGAGTAAAGCATCATTTTGAAACGACAGATCTTTGTGGTCCATTGAATTTTCCAAATCCGACAGCATATTCTCGATCATAACAGACTTTATTGTATTGAAAGTCCAATcattttgtaaaacttttaacgtgtttattaattcttctttgTCTATGTACCACTCTTTGGTTTCGTACTCACAATACCAAAGATTTAATGGCAATTCATGAGCCAAATTATATTGAGGTTTCCGTGGACAGTTTGCAATGTCTAAGAGTTCTAACATAACTTGAGGTTCTTCTTTTCCTTGACCAATGAGTAATAAAAGACCCATTAAACAACGAATCTGATGCCACAAAAAAGCTTGACTTGTTATGATTAATTCGCATATATCATAGCCTGGAACATTTCTAATGTTTTTTCTAGAAAGAGATACTTTTGCATCAATAACTCTTCTCTTGTAATTAATAACACCATTTGCTACAtccattttacaaatatttctaaagTCGTGCTCtcctataatatatttaactgCTTTATCCATAGTATCTATATTTAACTTTCCTCTTGGAAAAAAGTACTTGTAGGTtcgaaatttacaattaaatcgGGCAGAGAAATTACTGGGCACCGGACACCAAGCGATGCACCTTATGTTTGAAGGGAGTAATCTATTCAATATCTTGCAATATGGAAGTTCAGCCTCTAATTTATGTTGATCTTCGGGTTTCAAGTTGCTCCTTATGTCCAAAGAGATCACTTGTGAAAAGGAACTCACTCCTTTATCGGTTCTGCCACAGCGATGATAATTCGAAGTTTCGCGTGATTCTATGCAACAACTTTTTGTCAGTGCTGCAAATAAATGCTGCTCTATCGTATCGTTAGTACTCTCTTGTACGACGAAACCATTGTAATCCCATCCAAGataatagaatttcaaaagGATATGCCTTTTATtgcatttcaaaaaattaaacggtTTCTGTGACGTATAAACGGtactaatattttttggaTTTTCATTTACTCTATTGAGCATTGCtttcaattgtttattattttcttccaacagtagtattttttttattaattcagaTTTATCGAGTAATTCGAGTTCTTCCTTCTGCAAGGTTATTTTTTGCTTCTTTTCTTTACGAGTATCCGACATATTTCTATACTTCctatattaatctttattttcttaattggtaaattataaatgatcaCGTGATTACCGTTATTgtcattatattaaataatttcttacgaAAACATTAAACGACTGGACCATACGGGAGTTAACCGATGCACGTAGTTGGTCGGAAATATAAagtatcgccatctcgcgTATACCAGGAGAAACTAGTAGCGGTCGGTAATTCATAAAAACGTCGATATTCCACCCTTTGAATAATTGCACGATTTCTATGATAGTATTTCTAACGATAAAAATAGCGAGCCACAACTTAcgatgtttattattattttaggtGGACAACTTCGTCAAGTACAAAAGAATTCGCATCGTTTTGGGTAACGAAACGTGCGATTTAGATTCCGCCGTGTGTACTCTGGTCCAGGGATACTCCGAATATCTGGATGCAACGAAAAGTAACGAAAAGgattcaataataattccatTGATGAATATACTCGAGAACGAATATCGCACGAAAACGGAAGTTGTGTATTTTCTGGAACGCTTCGACATATTCTCGAGCGGCCTAATATTTCGGTGAGTCCAATATAGAGGGAAATAATCTATATCGATTATGACGGCGTAAGCtgtggaaatataaaattctccTCGTTTATAGGAATCAGATAGATCTGAAAGCCTTGAAGGAGAATGCTGGAAAACATCTGGAACTTATACTCGTCGATCACCATAACCTCTCGGAAGAAGACGTTTTCCTAACGGATTCTGTAATCGAGGTCATCGATCATCGACCTCAAGACGCGCGATGGCCTTGGCCCGGTAGAAAGGTTCGCTTAGAAACCGTCGGCAGCTGCGCAACTCTGGTGGCGCAAAATTTCATCCGCAAGCATCCGGAAATGTTAGACGGCCTGCTCTCGAGGCTTTTACGAGGCAAGGATGTTAAGGTATTGATAAGGGATGTATATTACCCCTTAACAAGTATATTTATCCTGTAAATTCGAACAGGTCCGATTCTGGTCGACACTAGTAATTTCTCGAAGGAGGCAGACCGCGCCACATCCACCGACGTTGAGGTTACGGAAGCTCTCGAGAGGATCGGTTGTCTGGAAATCGATAGATCCGAAGAATTCGACTCGATCCTGAAAGCGAAAGCCGATATAAGCAGACTAACTGCGCAGGATCTTCTGATCAAAGACTTGAAAGTTGCCGCTGGAGTGCCGATAGTCGGAATGCCTATACTAGTCGAAGTAAAGCGGTGGAATAGTTAGATATATGTAGATGTAGATACAGGGATCGGCAACTTGGGCCTATCGAAAGGGAACGATTGAATTAAATCACACCGTACAGTAACGGTACATGCGATACATACaagtttacatttattttgatttttaatcgtaGCCGATCCCTGATCCGATGGATAAATATAACTTATCCTCGCGACGAGTTCGTTGCTACGATagattcatttgtttatatatttcagaattttctcAAGCTCCCGAACGCGGATGCGGCTCTTCGAAGTTTCGCCGAATCCAGAAACACCGCGATCGTCGTTCTGCTGGGAATGGAATTGAAACAGCAGAAACTATCGCGAGATGTTGCTATTTTCTCGCTTCCTGGCGATGAAGCGAAAGAAAAGGTGGGCTGTCAGCgaaagtttttctttctttgttttgtttacaatttcgtTGTCGTCGATAGATGGTAGAAGCGCTCGTTTCGTCCACGCAACCGCCTCTCGAGTTGACCTTCACGAGGGAAATCCACGGAGAGCGCGACAAGTACAGCTTGTCGCATTACACGCAAGGAAATCTGCGCGCTACGCGGAAGCAAGTACTGCCGATTGTTCGGGACACGATGTTGTCGCATTGTGGGTGCTGAAGAAAACTCGGAGCGGAAGAGGAGGAGCATTACAGTCAAGGAAGGGCGTTCttacaaagtttcaaattgGAACATGAGAGAAGCAAGGTTAATTTCGAGGTACACTTATGCAGAAACtggaacaaatataatattattctggTATATgcttatattaggttgtcccaaaagtttctttcgtaatttgcattcaattattttgtgtggcagtgtttatataaatagacaatctaatttcttagatattgatgttgtaacagtaatggagcaaaatgaattgtacaacATTCAATAATGTAGATAATATTGtgtaaatattgtgtatgtattacttattaataaaatgaaagaaacttttgggacaacctaatagtattCTGTATCTTGTCTGTAAATAATACTGGTCCCTGAAACGAAGTCCGGTTCGAGAATGTCGCAGTCGTCGCGGTATCAACGCCGATACCAGCAACATCCATCGTTGGAATAATCGTCGCTGGCGGACGCGTGGGAGGGTGACCTTCCCCTACAGCTGCTGCCTCCGCCACCCCCATCGCCGCCCGCTCCCGCCCCCTTCCCCCACTCTTTTCCACCGTATTCGTATCTTCGAACCGGCTCACCACGGGGCAATATCGTGGATGCTGGCTGAACCCTCGTACCGCAGCGGAGCTCACGGCGAGCCATATCTCGGGCGACGAGCCGAACGGAACCCGACCGAACGCTCGAAAACGGGGTTGGTTACCTCCGACGCGAAAAAGCAGAGGTGTGCAGTGCCATCGGCGACGATACCGCTCTTCTCGAATTCGCGTTTCGTTGCTAACTCGGCGAAAAAGCGCGCGGTCGATGAAGAAAGACGAGCGTCGAAATTGGGACGATTCGGTGCGCCTTAATCCGATCGCTTTAAACCATGGTGAAATTTCCGCGATTTCCGAGACACTCCGTTTCCGCGACACGCGTCGAAAATTGGAGATGCCGAGCTTGAAAGGTAAGGATCGTTCCGATTTAATTAGACGTTCCGATTTAATTAGACGTCGCTCTCGAAATTTCAACGCGCGAACGCACCGTCGTCGATTACGAGTTACGTGTTACGAACGTGGCTTCAGCGACGAAAATTCGAGAGGACGTGGACATCCACCATGGGTGTGGATGAAACTGACCGCGGAGGTCAACGACGGGCTGCGTTCTCGTTTATATACGAATCTCGAATAGCCAATCGGGGATAAACAAGCTGTTACTCGATAAAGAGAAAGTTAAATTTGAGTCGCGAGTATGTTGCGTCGTATTTTGGTGGATGATTGTACCGAAAATGTATTGT
The sequence above is drawn from the Hylaeus volcanicus isolate JK05 chromosome 2, UHH_iyHylVolc1.0_haploid, whole genome shotgun sequence genome and encodes:
- the LOC128872174 gene encoding inositol polyphosphate-4-phosphatase type I A isoform X2, whose protein sequence is MRFNKQELLTLATQPSQKFEKEGILYVRERQEGFFRRTEISLERWCRLRGNLLFYFKSREQWSEPLGVIILEQCFVRVEQPSNHIPYGFSIVFDGGLFQALGANSAEERDSWLQALQLASYECMRSQLLALRQRIEAFSGHKQDTDIQMLRLQRGISADPAEIPMCEMSLACDNLLCDGHGRPPNPVLEVDVQTKGSKTWIKYAKTEVVERSSNPGFLTTVSFRASDGLTTGTKARITAYDVRERVSQTATPIGSVIVTLSAVQDTPRLRIPLKSAKTTTVGFLTINVWNLEAEDKGNSTESTPSKEPISGPNQQILSHRRSQSLPPRLGTKIKLPHQGQLKLLFANPYMQTYRFHSGLGGDICVHEIMAESKLCFQFPQHLLAIWIHEEKELLQEVAGMGELREPWHTKQIELLDRHLHLLHLYSQAKENLAAFKGSYFKRSSRKNDRTLEFAPLNLHLQRMWVHNDTLNKCGFYDFITVGAFTAHSHKSKNGGLIRLVQALKESPTRGTQLYQGTSKITMAHDAIQAIKQLRRDVVDAMRALMKLAKEKQTSGMLPICEDMITKTRILLSLWDPGLVEEALTFLEEYKVAKVPDDANEDTLNLDFKANQSLSPFKRITQQLNFDLKSPDFDDFVTPDTPECVKDIWMKENEKNSYATFPLKNDRERDRERAKHISTIGNEDAAAEENFVLFPGVENDTSKETEIGTCTETNHSVPGVGQSRTAADDNDNDNDNDDNDNANDNIVVNELEDNEEREGIKGEIDSCKRFLDTQKMCNSPSANYYKPTDEPEPWDLTQLNIEASVMCLVSKVKFLCGRCSSPAVRLRSKNSVGRSHSLKGCVPNNRNKSTEVVTIQPKNDAKNDESSKLLESVENRIVSRQQPSPSSEKTMPAFSKAKEVCQAVDSMTRVIKSNSGQRNKFTEGLDFASIVDWTSELRPSMKKLRQAMDGLLKTARLTHSVFRVQEDAKMAQRACNVRYRRDVCFSQALTSLVSGIMAKLWCQRPDPMFLLILTTLGPLVSFEGLLSYYGDEIDMWGDMAVAVEDMHTVTFTLTRCGIQSRLEGNSNVPLLQMPLPRVLGSRAALTVMLPVPDAIYSLLPLVPSSRQTISFNVTPVFFNVGINEMASLAESLGTTKPQEKSNMDNFDRLNEYYLRFKKLSLPTETSSTRLGSRSALGQTLADLMTNLKTSVQARVNKNVEILQLSSQICRRMRGLRFTSCKSAKDRTGMSITLEQVNILTSEYHLAEHEYPRALDCMRSEGCRRENTWKNIGIRKYAFNSLQILTLPKLYRPPTGTYGSAQT
- the LOC128872174 gene encoding inositol polyphosphate-4-phosphatase type I A isoform X1 is translated as MRFNKQELLTLATQPSQKFEKEGILYVRERQEGFFRRTESTGKQSDNKFQKGKTHKTLRDFSCVTASTSKVSLERWCRLRGNLLFYFKSREQWSEPLGVIILEQCFVRVEQPSNHIPYGFSIVFDGGLFQALGANSAEERDSWLQALQLASYECMRSQLLALRQRIEAFSGHKQDTDIQMLRLQRGISADPAEIPMCEMSLACDNLLCDGHGRPPNPVLEVDVQTKGSKTWIKYAKTEVVERSSNPGFLTTVSFRASDGLTTGTKARITAYDVRERVSQTATPIGSVIVTLSAVQDTPRLRIPLKSAKTTTVGFLTINVWNLEAEDKGNSTESTPSKEPISGPNQQILSHRRSQSLPPRLGTKIKLPHQGQLKLLFANPYMQTYRFHSGLGGDICVHEIMAESKLCFQFPQHLLAIWIHEEKELLQEVAGMGELREPWHTKQIELLDRHLHLLHLYSQAKENLAAFKGSYFKRSSRKNDRTLEFAPLNLHLQRMWVHNDTLNKCGFYDFITVGAFTAHSHKSKNGGLIRLVQALKESPTRGTQLYQGTSKITMAHDAIQAIKQLRRDVVDAMRALMKLAKEKQTSGMLPICEDMITKTRILLSLWDPGLVEEALTFLEEYKVAKVPDDANEDTLNLDFKANQSLSPFKRITQQLNFDLKSPDFDDFVTPDTPECVKDIWMKENEKNSYATFPLKNDRERDRERAKHISTIGNEDAAAEENFVLFPGVENDTSKETEIGTCTETNHSVPGVGQSRTAADDNDNDNDNDDNDNANDNIVVNELEDNEEREGIKGEIDSCKRFLDTQKMCNSPSANYYKPTDEPEPWDLTQLNIEASVMCLVSKVKFLCGRCSSPAVRLRSKNSVGRSHSLKGCVPNNRNKSTEVVTIQPKNDAKNDESSKLLESVENRIVSRQQPSPSSEKTMPAFSKAKEVCQAVDSMTRVIKSNSGQRNKFTEGLDFASIVDWTSELRPSMKKLRQAMDGLLKTARLTHSVFRVQEDAKMAQRACNVRYRRDVCFSQALTSLVSGIMAKLWCQRPDPMFLLILTTLGPLVSFEGLLSYYGDEIDMWGDMAVAVEDMHTVTFTLTRCGIQSRLEGNSNVPLLQMPLPRVLGSRAALTVMLPVPDAIYSLLPLVPSSRQTISFNVTPVFFNVGINEMASLAESLGTTKPQEKSNMDNFDRLNEYYLRFKKLSLPTETSSTRLGSRSALGQTLADLMTNLKTSVQARVNKNVEILQLSSQICRRMRGLRFTSCKSAKDRTGMSITLEQVNILTSEYHLAEHEYPRALDCMRSEGCRRENTWKNIGIRKYAFNSLQILTLPKLYRPPTGTYGSAQT